A genomic region of Aureimonas populi contains the following coding sequences:
- the ykgO gene encoding type B 50S ribosomal protein L36, producing the protein MKIKNSLKALKGRHRANRMVRRKGRIYIINKEAPRFKARQG; encoded by the coding sequence ATGAAGATCAAGAATTCGCTGAAGGCTCTCAAGGGCCGCCACCGCGCCAACCGCATGGTTCGCCGCAAGGGGCGCATCTACATCATCAACAAGGAAGCGCCGCGCTTCAAGGCCCGCCAGGGCTGA
- a CDS encoding 5-(carboxyamino)imidazole ribonucleotide synthase: MLAGAAARLGLKTAVLDPDPACPAAQLANRIIAAAYDDASALEALCGACEVVTYEFENVPVEAMRAVGAQRPVYPPVEALEVAQDRVTEKAFLNGIGIATAAWRAVDEPAELAHALLDLSGDCILKTRRLGYDGKGQAALKAGAPIEGVFESLGAVPAILEKRVAFEREVSVIAARALDGTVEAYDLAENEHRVGILRRSTVPARAGADIAAQAGEIAGRILARLNYVGVIGVEFFLTREGALLVNEIAPRVHNSGHWTEAACAVSQFEQHIRAVAGWPLGRTTRHSDCVMENLIGEEVLKAFAILSEPDAVLTLYGKGEARQGRKMGHVTRLTGPAPR; this comes from the coding sequence ATGCTGGCGGGCGCCGCCGCGCGCCTCGGGCTGAAGACGGCCGTGCTCGATCCCGATCCCGCCTGCCCCGCCGCGCAGCTCGCCAACCGCATCATCGCGGCCGCCTATGATGATGCGTCGGCGCTCGAGGCGCTGTGCGGGGCCTGCGAGGTCGTCACCTACGAATTCGAGAACGTGCCGGTGGAGGCGATGCGCGCGGTGGGCGCGCAGCGCCCCGTCTACCCGCCGGTGGAGGCGCTGGAGGTGGCGCAGGACCGCGTGACCGAGAAGGCGTTTCTGAACGGCATCGGCATCGCGACGGCCGCCTGGCGGGCGGTGGACGAGCCGGCCGAGCTGGCGCACGCGCTTCTCGACCTGTCGGGCGACTGTATCCTGAAGACGCGCCGGCTGGGCTATGACGGCAAGGGGCAGGCCGCCCTGAAGGCGGGCGCGCCCATCGAGGGCGTGTTCGAGAGCCTGGGGGCGGTGCCCGCGATCCTGGAGAAGCGCGTGGCGTTCGAACGCGAAGTCTCGGTGATCGCCGCGCGCGCCCTGGACGGAACGGTCGAGGCCTACGACCTTGCGGAGAACGAGCACCGCGTCGGCATCCTGCGCCGGTCCACCGTGCCGGCCAGAGCCGGGGCGGACATCGCCGCGCAGGCCGGGGAGATCGCCGGGCGTATCCTGGCGCGGCTGAACTATGTGGGCGTGATCGGGGTGGAATTCTTCCTCACGCGCGAGGGCGCCCTTCTCGTCAACGAGATCGCGCCGCGCGTGCACAATTCCGGCCACTGGACGGAAGCGGCCTGCGCCGTCTCGCAATTCGAGCAGCATATCAGGGCGGTCGCCGGCTGGCCGCTGGGGCGAACCACGCGCCATAGCGATTGCGTGATGGAAAACCTCATCGGAGAGGAAGTCCTGAAGGCCTTCGCCATCCTTTCGGAGCCCGACGCGGTGCTGACGCTTTACGGCAAGGGCGAGGCGCGCCAGGGCCGCAAGATGGGGCATGTGACGCGCCTGACGGGGCCCGCCCCGCGTTGA
- the purE gene encoding 5-(carboxyamino)imidazole ribonucleotide mutase, translated as MGSQSDWPTMKHAADTLETLGVSFDARIVSAHRTPGRLYDFASSAREEGFKVVIAGAGGAAHLPGMTAAMTPLPVFGVPIESRALSGQDSLLSIVQMPAGIPVGTLAIGKAGAVNAALLAVSVLALFDEKLARRLDHWRERQSGAVAERPSTPEGSAP; from the coding sequence ATGGGAAGCCAGTCAGACTGGCCGACGATGAAGCACGCGGCCGATACGCTGGAGACGCTGGGCGTCAGCTTCGACGCGCGCATCGTCTCGGCGCACCGCACGCCCGGGCGGCTCTACGATTTCGCCAGCAGCGCCAGGGAGGAGGGCTTCAAGGTGGTCATCGCCGGGGCCGGCGGGGCGGCCCATCTACCGGGCATGACCGCCGCGATGACGCCGCTGCCCGTCTTCGGCGTTCCCATCGAAAGCCGCGCCCTTTCGGGGCAGGACAGCCTCCTCTCCATCGTGCAGATGCCGGCCGGCATCCCCGTCGGCACCCTGGCCATCGGCAAGGCCGGCGCGGTCAACGCCGCGCTTCTGGCGGTGAGCGTACTGGCCCTGTTCGACGAGAAGCTCGCCCGGCGCCTCGACCACTGGCGCGAGCGCCAGAGCGGGGCGGTGGCCGAGCGGCCGAGCACGCCGGAAGGCAGCGCGCCTTGA
- a CDS encoding YdcH family protein — translation MSDQEQAALRLQAARMRQEHADFDAAINAMETVGCDRLQIQRMKKKKLSIKDKLQDLEDQILPDIIA, via the coding sequence ATGTCGGATCAGGAGCAGGCGGCGTTGAGGCTTCAGGCGGCGCGAATGCGGCAGGAACATGCCGATTTCGACGCGGCGATCAACGCCATGGAGACAGTGGGCTGCGACCGGCTGCAGATCCAGCGCATGAAGAAGAAGAAACTGTCCATCAAGGACAAGCTTCAGGACCTCGAAGACCAGATCCTGCCGGACATCATCGCGTGA
- a CDS encoding YdcH family protein has translation MSLESHLETLQQRHSALDSEIAALRQKPAAGDTEIQELKRKKLVLKDEIERLRISRN, from the coding sequence ATGTCCTTGGAGAGCCATCTCGAGACGTTGCAGCAGCGCCATTCGGCGCTGGACAGCGAAATCGCCGCGCTTCGGCAGAAGCCGGCCGCAGGTGACACCGAAATCCAGGAACTGAAGCGCAAGAAACTCGTCCTGAAGGACGAGATCGAAAGGCTGCGGATCAGCCGGAACTGA
- a CDS encoding thiamine phosphate synthase, with protein MTIDFVRPRLALVASALPDGPAGREALSRALGGGDVATVFIGAAGRGEGAFQDFAQGLVPLVQEAGAAAIVADDTRCAGRVKADGLHVSGGSQEELREAIARFSPKLIVGGSGFKTRHDALEAGEALPDYLFFGRLSGETDPAPRDRDVELAAWWAQIVEIPCVLMGGSDLGTLMAAASTGVEFVALSDAVFGSPGAEGERVSAANAVFDELARSRAA; from the coding sequence ATGACCATCGATTTCGTCCGTCCCCGCCTCGCCCTCGTCGCGTCCGCCCTTCCCGATGGTCCGGCGGGGCGCGAAGCGCTGTCGCGGGCGCTCGGCGGGGGCGACGTGGCCACCGTCTTCATCGGCGCGGCCGGGCGCGGGGAGGGCGCCTTCCAGGATTTCGCGCAAGGGCTCGTTCCGCTCGTCCAGGAGGCCGGCGCCGCTGCCATCGTGGCCGACGACACACGCTGCGCCGGGCGCGTGAAGGCCGATGGCCTGCACGTCTCCGGCGGCTCTCAGGAGGAACTGCGGGAGGCGATCGCGCGCTTCTCGCCCAAGCTCATCGTCGGCGGCTCCGGCTTCAAGACGCGGCACGACGCGCTGGAGGCGGGCGAGGCGCTGCCGGACTACCTCTTCTTCGGCCGGCTGAGCGGCGAGACCGACCCCGCTCCGCGCGATCGCGACGTGGAGCTTGCCGCATGGTGGGCGCAGATCGTGGAGATTCCTTGCGTCCTCATGGGCGGCTCGGACCTCGGCACGCTGATGGCGGCCGCCTCGACCGGCGTCGAGTTCGTCGCCCTGTCCGACGCCGTCTTCGGCTCGCCGGGCGCGGAAGGCGAGCGCGTGTCGGCGGCCAATGCCGTGTTCGACGAACTGGCGCGGAGCCGCGCGGCATGA
- a CDS encoding tetratricopeptide repeat protein has translation MRGAAALLALAAGLAFAAGPARAQEDALPLGAPQSEAPAAARSQLLPVPTMPQGSGMEFPASSDAAFGAYQRGYYLSALRIAEPLANLGDAAAQTLMGELYLRGLGVTRNEAEAARWYRVAAEAGVAEAQFRLAMMLVDGIGVPADPAAARDLMKQAADADNPLAAFNYGQMLIQSSPTGGFAEAAGYFRTAAEAGVSDAQYALSQLYAYGQGVPEQSDVSARRWLHAAAVRGHETAQIDLGIWLINGRGGPSDPLGGFRWLKGAAERGNPIAVNRVAHLYKDGVGTTRDTAEAAKWTVLARRMRNADPALDSFFRSLPQEEQRSALEAANRLRIG, from the coding sequence ATGAGGGGCGCCGCGGCGCTCCTCGCGCTGGCGGCGGGGCTTGCGTTCGCCGCCGGGCCCGCGCGTGCGCAGGAGGACGCCCTGCCGCTCGGCGCGCCGCAAAGCGAGGCGCCCGCCGCCGCGCGCAGCCAGCTCCTGCCGGTGCCGACCATGCCGCAAGGGAGCGGGATGGAGTTTCCCGCCTCGAGCGACGCGGCCTTCGGCGCCTATCAGCGTGGCTACTATCTGTCGGCCCTGCGCATCGCCGAGCCGCTGGCCAATCTCGGCGACGCGGCGGCGCAGACGCTGATGGGAGAGCTCTACCTGCGCGGCCTCGGCGTCACCCGCAACGAGGCGGAGGCGGCCCGCTGGTATCGCGTGGCCGCCGAGGCGGGCGTGGCCGAGGCGCAGTTCCGCCTGGCCATGATGCTGGTCGACGGCATCGGCGTGCCGGCGGACCCGGCGGCCGCGCGCGACCTGATGAAGCAGGCCGCCGACGCCGACAACCCGCTCGCGGCCTTCAATTACGGGCAGATGCTGATCCAGTCCTCGCCGACGGGCGGTTTTGCCGAGGCGGCCGGCTATTTCCGCACGGCGGCCGAGGCCGGCGTTTCGGACGCGCAATACGCCTTGTCGCAGCTCTATGCCTATGGGCAGGGCGTGCCCGAGCAGAGCGACGTGTCGGCACGGCGCTGGCTTCATGCCGCTGCCGTGCGCGGCCACGAGACGGCGCAGATCGACCTCGGCATCTGGCTCATCAACGGCCGGGGAGGGCCGTCCGACCCGCTGGGCGGCTTTCGCTGGCTGAAGGGCGCGGCCGAACGGGGCAACCCGATCGCCGTGAACCGCGTCGCCCATCTTTACAAGGACGGCGTGGGGACGACGCGCGACACGGCGGAAGCGGCCAAATGGACCGTGCTCGCCCGGCGCATGCGTAACGCCGATCCCGCGCTCGACAGCTTCTTCCGCTCCCTGCCGCAGGAGGAGCAGCGCAGCGCCCTGGAGGCCGCCAACCGCCTCCGGATCGGCTGA
- the efp gene encoding elongation factor P produces the protein MKINGNEIRPGNVIEHNGGLWAAVKTAHVKPGKGGAFNQVELKNLIDGTKLNERFRASETVERIRLEQKDYQFLYAEGEMLVFMDNETYEQLELQKDFVGDRAAFLQDGMKVTVESHEDRPIGISLPDYVTLEIVEADPVVKGQTATSSYKPAKMENGIRVMVPPFIESGERIVVDTNEITYVRRAD, from the coding sequence ATGAAGATCAACGGAAACGAAATCCGTCCCGGCAACGTCATCGAGCACAATGGCGGGCTCTGGGCGGCCGTGAAGACGGCGCATGTCAAGCCCGGCAAGGGCGGCGCGTTCAATCAGGTCGAGCTGAAGAACCTGATCGACGGCACCAAGCTGAACGAGCGCTTCCGCGCCTCCGAGACGGTGGAGCGCATCCGCCTGGAGCAGAAGGACTACCAGTTCCTCTACGCCGAGGGCGAGATGCTGGTGTTCATGGACAACGAGACCTACGAGCAGCTCGAGCTGCAGAAGGATTTCGTCGGCGATCGCGCCGCCTTCCTCCAGGACGGCATGAAGGTGACGGTGGAGAGCCACGAGGACCGCCCCATCGGCATCTCGCTGCCCGACTACGTCACGCTCGAGATCGTCGAGGCCGACCCGGTGGTGAAGGGCCAGACGGCCACCTCCTCCTACAAGCCGGCCAAGATGGAGAATGGCATCCGCGTGATGGTGCCGCCCTTCATCGAAAGCGGCGAGCGCATCGTCGTCGATACCAACGAGATCACCTACGTCCGCCGCGCGGACTGA
- a CDS encoding inositol monophosphatase family protein, giving the protein MARSALLNVMVQAAMKAGRSLTRDFGEVQNLQVSMKGPADFVSNADRKAEEIVFQELSRARPDWGFLMEERGSVEGKDSQHRWIVDPLDGTTNFLHGIPNFAVSIALERDGQIVAGVIFNPAQDELYTAEKGGGAFCNDRRIRVAARQHLPEMLFGTGIPFLGRGDHARFLFEMRHVMAECSGVRRIGAASLDLAYVAAGRLDGFWERDLAPWDLAAGIALVREAGGFVTSIEGRPVDHMAGDLVCGNEFAHKTLSGLLARAQKARAVEIVPKA; this is encoded by the coding sequence ATGGCCCGTTCGGCGCTTCTGAACGTGATGGTGCAGGCGGCTATGAAGGCCGGCCGCTCGCTGACGCGCGATTTCGGCGAGGTGCAGAACCTCCAGGTCTCGATGAAGGGGCCGGCCGATTTCGTCTCCAACGCCGACCGCAAGGCGGAGGAGATCGTCTTCCAGGAGCTGTCGCGCGCGCGGCCCGACTGGGGCTTCCTCATGGAGGAGCGCGGCTCCGTGGAGGGCAAGGACAGCCAGCACCGCTGGATCGTCGATCCGCTGGACGGCACCACCAACTTCCTGCACGGCATCCCGAACTTCGCCGTCTCCATCGCGCTGGAGCGCGACGGGCAGATCGTGGCCGGCGTCATCTTCAACCCCGCGCAGGACGAGCTGTATACGGCCGAGAAGGGCGGCGGCGCCTTCTGCAACGACCGCCGCATCCGCGTGGCGGCGCGCCAGCATTTGCCCGAAATGCTGTTCGGCACCGGCATCCCCTTCCTGGGGCGCGGCGACCATGCCCGCTTCCTCTTCGAGATGCGCCATGTGATGGCGGAATGCTCGGGCGTGCGCCGCATCGGCGCGGCCTCGCTCGATCTGGCCTATGTCGCGGCCGGGCGGCTGGACGGGTTCTGGGAGCGGGATCTGGCGCCGTGGGACCTGGCGGCCGGCATCGCGCTGGTGCGCGAGGCGGGCGGCTTCGTGACCTCCATCGAGGGGCGGCCGGTCGACCACATGGCCGGCGATCTCGTGTGCGGCAACGAATTTGCCCACAAGACGCTGTCGGGCCTTCTGGCCCGTGCGCAGAAGGCCCGCGCGGTGGAAATCGTCCCCAAGGCCTGA
- a CDS encoding flagellar motor protein MotA — protein sequence MQVMNTPKEETRKLEDAPEGLSSPLVYLWSMLVFLALAGFVALILGRPILSAFGTNPGLNGLIIGVLVVGTLLSLGQILRLRREVRWINAYRNDPAEAARVKPPVLLAAVQGLIGASRAPLALSTQSARSILDSLGTRLDETRDVARYLVGLLVFLGLLGTFWGLLSTIAAISTTIQTLDPGSSDAASVLGAVQSGLSAPLQGMGTAFSSSLFGLAGSMVLGFLDLQVGRAQNRFYTEFEDWLSSITDVGAALALPSPVALAPGASGVEEMRVLSDKLNRLVQDQAAGPRTSAAMASLADSIQGLVQHMRAEQQMLRDFVENQASEQRAMRSVLDRLSGTLAERERR from the coding sequence ATGCAGGTCATGAACACGCCGAAGGAGGAGACGCGCAAGCTGGAGGATGCGCCGGAAGGCCTGTCCAGCCCGCTCGTCTATCTCTGGTCCATGCTCGTCTTCCTGGCGCTGGCGGGCTTCGTGGCGCTCATCCTCGGCCGACCGATCCTGTCCGCCTTCGGCACCAATCCCGGCCTTAACGGCCTGATCATCGGGGTTCTGGTCGTCGGAACCCTGCTCAGCCTCGGCCAGATTCTCCGGCTGCGGCGCGAGGTGCGCTGGATCAACGCCTATCGCAACGACCCGGCGGAAGCGGCGCGGGTGAAGCCGCCGGTCCTGCTCGCGGCGGTACAGGGGCTGATCGGCGCTAGCCGGGCGCCCCTCGCCCTCTCCACCCAGTCCGCCCGCTCGATCCTTGATTCGCTCGGCACGCGGCTGGACGAGACGCGCGACGTGGCCCGCTATCTCGTCGGCCTTCTGGTCTTTCTCGGCCTGCTCGGCACCTTCTGGGGCCTCCTTTCCACCATTGCCGCCATCTCCACCACCATCCAGACGCTGGATCCCGGTTCGAGCGATGCGGCGAGCGTGCTCGGCGCCGTGCAGTCGGGTCTCTCGGCGCCGCTTCAGGGCATGGGCACGGCTTTTTCCTCCTCGCTCTTCGGCCTCGCCGGTTCCATGGTGCTGGGCTTCCTCGACCTGCAGGTCGGGCGCGCGCAGAACCGGTTCTACACCGAGTTCGAGGACTGGCTGTCCTCGATCACCGATGTGGGCGCTGCGCTCGCCCTGCCGTCGCCGGTGGCGCTCGCGCCGGGCGCGAGCGGGGTGGAGGAGATGCGCGTCCTGTCCGACAAGCTGAACCGCCTCGTGCAGGACCAGGCCGCCGGGCCGCGCACCAGCGCGGCCATGGCCAGCCTTGCCGACAGCATCCAGGGCCTCGTGCAGCACATGCGCGCCGAGCAGCAGATGCTGCGCGATTTCGTGGAGAACCAGGCCAGCGAGCAGCGCGCCATGCGCAGCGTGCTGGACCGGCTTTCCGGCACGCTGGCCGAGCGCGAGCGCCGCTGA
- a CDS encoding peptidoglycan -binding protein, whose amino-acid sequence MALSKRSRNREISYWPSYVDALSTLLLAIIFLLSVFVIAQFLLSRELSGQDTVLSRLNAQIAELNELLALERASGSDFQDEIAALRASLESVESERSRLQSALDAGAGSSAGTGVRLGQLEGELQSERQVSEQARNQIDLLNLQLSALRQQIGALEGALEMSESRDRDSQVQIADLGRRLNVALAQRVQELARYRSDFFGRLREILSDRENIRIVGDRFVFQSEVLFGSGSDVLQPEGREQMDGLATAIIELNREIPSDINWIIRVDGHTDNVPITGGRFSDNWQLSTDRAGAVVKYLVSQGVPANRLAATGFGEFQPLDTADTPDARARNRRIELKLTER is encoded by the coding sequence ATGGCCCTGTCCAAGCGCTCCCGCAATCGCGAGATCAGCTATTGGCCGAGCTATGTGGACGCGCTCTCCACGCTCCTCCTCGCCATCATCTTCCTGCTCTCCGTCTTCGTCATCGCGCAGTTCCTGCTCAGTCGCGAGCTGTCCGGGCAGGACACCGTGCTCTCGCGCCTCAACGCGCAGATCGCCGAGCTGAACGAGCTTCTGGCGCTGGAGCGGGCGAGCGGCAGCGACTTTCAGGACGAGATCGCCGCCCTGCGCGCTTCGCTCGAAAGCGTGGAAAGCGAGCGTTCGCGCCTTCAGTCCGCGCTCGATGCGGGGGCGGGGAGTTCGGCCGGCACCGGCGTGCGGCTCGGGCAGCTCGAAGGCGAGTTGCAGTCCGAACGGCAGGTCTCCGAGCAGGCCCGCAACCAGATCGACCTCCTGAACCTCCAGCTTTCCGCGCTGCGCCAGCAGATCGGCGCTCTGGAAGGCGCGCTGGAGATGTCGGAAAGCCGCGACCGCGATAGCCAGGTGCAGATCGCCGATCTCGGCCGGCGCCTCAACGTGGCGCTGGCCCAGCGCGTGCAGGAGCTGGCGCGCTATCGCTCCGACTTCTTCGGACGGCTGCGCGAGATCCTGTCGGATCGCGAGAACATCCGCATCGTGGGCGACCGCTTCGTCTTCCAGTCCGAGGTGCTCTTCGGTTCCGGCTCGGACGTGCTCCAGCCGGAAGGGCGCGAGCAGATGGACGGGCTCGCCACGGCCATCATCGAGCTGAACCGCGAGATTCCCTCCGATATCAACTGGATCATCCGTGTCGACGGGCACACCGACAACGTGCCGATCACGGGCGGGCGCTTTTCGGACAACTGGCAGCTCTCCACGGACCGCGCGGGCGCGGTGGTGAAGTATCTCGTCAGTCAGGGCGTGCCGGCCAATCGCCTCGCCGCCACGGGCTTCGGCGAGTTCCAGCCGCTGGACACCGCCGATACGCCCGACGCGCGGGCCCGCAATCGC